A genomic window from Silene latifolia isolate original U9 population chromosome 11, ASM4854445v1, whole genome shotgun sequence includes:
- the LOC141612169 gene encoding protein NONRESPONDING TO OXYLIPINS 2, mitochondrial-like yields MASRYRSISRPTINLFKSSFTSKPTSNSIPTPHFSPSSSSFPRSFPQMVALQSMLPLHSAVSSARLTSCLAIDSCSSRSLSQELGLCVPQ; encoded by the exons ATGGCTTCCCGCTATCGTTCTATCTCAAGACCAACTATTAACCTCTTCAAATCAAGCTTCACTTCAAAACCCACTTCCAATTCAATCCCTACTCCTCATTTTTCACCCTCATCTTCTTCATTTCCCAG GTCTTTCCCTCAAATGGTTGCGCTTCAATCTATGCTGCCACTTCACTCAGCAGTATCGTCAGCCCGGCTAACGTCATGTCTTGCCATCGATTCATGCAGCTCTAGATCGCTGTCTCAGG